The following coding sequences are from one Thermodesulfobacteriota bacterium window:
- a CDS encoding TetR/AcrR family transcriptional regulator has protein sequence MTDMSVREKKKTETRQLLLVSAVRTFHEKGIHDTRVSDIVARAGVAQGTFYNYFPSKEALFRAMAEEYMAHYGELFQLHAGNLFEDGGVDAMITDFGGFIRQLFISCRDNIATARLVFGEGAGSSGPYQEICDTVIRRFVELIQGVLDKGRDRGALRVEDTELAAAMIFGMFQRCMFYFLLTRKDFDVDRIEKGMMAFLFGGLGVRLDAL, from the coding sequence ATGACTGACATGTCAGTCAGAGAAAAGAAAAAAACAGAAACCCGCCAGCTGCTCCTGGTCTCGGCCGTACGGACGTTTCACGAAAAGGGAATTCACGATACCCGGGTATCGGATATCGTGGCCCGGGCCGGAGTCGCCCAGGGCACCTTCTATAATTATTTTCCTTCCAAAGAAGCGCTGTTCAGGGCCATGGCCGAGGAATACATGGCCCATTACGGCGAACTTTTCCAACTCCACGCCGGCAACCTGTTTGAAGACGGCGGCGTGGATGCCATGATCACCGATTTTGGCGGATTTATTCGTCAGCTGTTTATCAGCTGCCGGGACAATATTGCCACGGCCCGGCTGGTCTTCGGCGAAGGCGCCGGCTCATCCGGTCCGTACCAGGAAATATGCGACACCGTCATCCGCCGGTTTGTGGAACTGATCCAGGGGGTGCTGGACAAGGGCCGGGACAGGGGCGCACTCCGGGTCGAGGATACCGAACTGGCGGCAGCCATGATTTTCGGCATGTTTCAGCGCTGCATGTTCTATTTTCTGTTGACCCGAAAGGACTTTGACGTTGACCGCATTGAAAAGGGCATGATGGCGTTTCTTTTCGGCGGCCTGGGTGTGCGGCTTGATGCTTTATAA
- a CDS encoding cytochrome c3 family protein: protein MAALEENGCGVCHHSRDDASSQLVYIEGEELSCRECHLGKKKDGIPALREAYHGSCTACHRKRIKTKQLPSGPTTCGECHKAARP from the coding sequence ATGGCTGCCCTGGAGGAGAACGGCTGTGGCGTGTGTCATCATTCCCGGGATGATGCGTCGAGTCAACTGGTTTACATAGAAGGAGAAGAACTGAGCTGCCGCGAATGTCATCTGGGGAAAAAAAAGGACGGCATACCGGCTCTGCGGGAAGCGTATCATGGAAGCTGCACTGCCTGTCACCGGAAAAGGATCAAAACGAAACAGTTGCCTTCGGGACCCACCACCTGCGGTGAATGCCATAAAGCGGCCCGGCCATAA
- a CDS encoding (Fe-S)-binding protein: MSYISNADWTACTECGQCLMKCPVLEMKKDDAVASIRKLIRGEPAPEVLDRCTYCFDCNRFCPVEGLRPHELILQRGLERRKKVPGVLKYLSNGRGVKNMFGDLYNALEPDEKGLLKKWSTLPDGGDVLWVGCIGRLSCRDLDRSGVLAPLAKFGPPDLCCGELAYRLCSWDMYEETVKRTLAVLEKVKVDRLVCYCGSCYNYFTSILPKVYGKTLPYPVISFYEWLWEQYEKGAITVKKPRMFTAAIHESCYVSELDDSFAACLRKLYKAVGVNTVELAHHGDRNLSCGAVSIVRGMNLVSSLFKEQRRKFREVSDAGASEIALNCPGCFITLAFTNRLFGKKLRYMPEQLLAAFGDEITVPLGKRIPVIAKTVTVNFPRVMFW; the protein is encoded by the coding sequence ATGTCCTATATTTCAAACGCCGACTGGACCGCCTGCACCGAGTGCGGGCAATGCCTTATGAAATGCCCGGTGCTGGAGATGAAGAAGGATGACGCGGTCGCGTCCATACGCAAGCTGATCCGGGGGGAGCCGGCGCCGGAGGTGCTGGACAGATGCACCTATTGCTTTGACTGCAACCGATTTTGCCCGGTGGAAGGGCTCCGGCCCCATGAGCTGATTCTCCAGCGCGGCCTGGAAAGACGGAAGAAAGTGCCCGGCGTGCTCAAATATCTGTCCAACGGCCGGGGCGTTAAGAACATGTTCGGCGATTTGTATAACGCCCTGGAACCGGACGAAAAAGGCCTTCTGAAAAAATGGTCGACCCTGCCGGACGGCGGAGATGTCCTGTGGGTGGGATGCATCGGGCGGCTCAGCTGCCGGGACCTGGACCGGTCCGGGGTGCTGGCGCCCCTGGCCAAGTTCGGACCGCCGGACCTGTGCTGCGGTGAACTGGCCTATCGGCTCTGCTCCTGGGACATGTACGAAGAGACCGTCAAGCGGACCCTGGCGGTATTGGAAAAGGTAAAGGTCGACCGGCTGGTCTGCTACTGCGGCTCCTGCTACAATTATTTTACCAGCATTCTACCCAAAGTTTACGGCAAAACCCTGCCTTATCCGGTGATTTCTTTTTATGAGTGGCTGTGGGAGCAGTACGAAAAAGGAGCCATTACCGTCAAAAAACCGCGCATGTTTACGGCCGCCATCCACGAATCCTGCTATGTCAGCGAGCTGGACGACTCCTTTGCCGCCTGCCTGCGGAAACTTTATAAAGCCGTGGGGGTCAATACGGTGGAGCTGGCCCATCACGGCGACCGCAACCTGTCCTGCGGCGCCGTCAGCATTGTCCGCGGCATGAACCTGGTGTCCAGCCTTTTCAAGGAACAACGCCGCAAGTTCCGGGAAGTATCGGACGCCGGCGCCTCCGAAATCGCCTTAAACTGTCCCGGCTGCTTTATCACCCTGGCTTTTACCAACCGCCTGTTCGGCAAAAAACTGCGCTACATGCCGGAGCAGTTGCTGGCCGCCTTTGGCGACGAAATCACCGTGCCGCTGGGCAAACGCATACCGGTCATTGCCAAAACCGTAACCGTGAATTTTCCCCGGGTGATGTTCTGGTAG
- a CDS encoding (Fe-S)-binding protein, which yields MSDATHTAPAEVKNDDPDRLLKQMRLVLDKNTNSKILSMMGSCVQCGLCADACHYYVSTGDPDYIPAARLQKFQDVLNAYFHPVKSRLPFLKGSKDALNQKVNELYKEAFESCTICGKCALHCPMGIHTGEAMLLARSMLSSIGKLPSGLDEPVRKSMEEGNYVGLTPEDFIENMEWIGEEMEEDIGVEGFRIPIDKMDANVLFIPHPLEIRDIPFLLMYYIKIMHAAGENFTFSSQGFDTVNYAYYQGNKDNMLRISQRPLKARKMLRAASIVCSPCGHGYRAMRWEAEKMLGRRHDFPILSFVELVDRYVREGRIRLKKDVYEGPITYHDPCNIGRRGGIIEAPRNILRALSTQFVEMEPHGAANFCCGGGGGLASTGTFGQTRMQAGKAKAEQIRKTGAKIVVTGCFNCLTQIRGLNETYNLGIEPKNFAELVAGSLVPG from the coding sequence ATGAGTGATGCCACCCATACCGCTCCGGCGGAAGTAAAAAATGACGATCCAGACCGGTTGTTAAAACAGATGCGCCTGGTTCTGGACAAAAACACAAACAGCAAAATTCTGTCCATGATGGGTTCCTGCGTTCAATGCGGTTTATGCGCGGATGCCTGCCACTATTACGTTTCCACCGGCGACCCGGACTACATTCCTGCAGCCCGGCTTCAGAAGTTCCAGGACGTGTTGAACGCCTATTTTCATCCGGTGAAATCCCGCCTTCCATTTTTGAAAGGAAGCAAAGACGCGCTGAATCAAAAGGTAAACGAGCTTTATAAAGAAGCTTTTGAAAGCTGCACCATCTGCGGCAAGTGCGCCCTTCATTGCCCCATGGGGATTCATACCGGTGAGGCCATGCTGCTGGCCAGATCCATGCTAAGCAGTATCGGGAAGCTTCCTTCCGGACTGGATGAACCGGTGAGAAAATCCATGGAAGAAGGCAATTACGTGGGGCTGACGCCGGAAGATTTTATCGAAAATATGGAATGGATCGGGGAAGAAATGGAGGAGGATATCGGCGTGGAGGGATTCCGCATTCCCATCGACAAGATGGACGCCAACGTCCTCTTCATCCCTCACCCGCTGGAGATCAGAGACATTCCTTTCCTGCTGATGTACTATATCAAGATCATGCATGCGGCCGGAGAGAACTTCACCTTTTCCTCCCAGGGGTTTGACACGGTCAATTACGCCTACTACCAGGGAAACAAGGACAACATGCTGCGAATCAGCCAGCGGCCCCTGAAGGCCCGGAAAATGCTCCGGGCGGCCAGTATCGTCTGCTCTCCCTGCGGACACGGGTACCGGGCCATGCGCTGGGAAGCCGAAAAGATGCTGGGCCGGCGACATGATTTTCCCATATTGAGTTTTGTCGAACTGGTGGACCGTTACGTGCGCGAAGGCCGGATCAGGCTGAAAAAGGATGTGTATGAAGGGCCGATCACCTATCATGATCCCTGCAACATCGGCCGCAGGGGGGGAATCATTGAGGCGCCCCGGAACATCCTCCGGGCGCTCTCAACGCAATTCGTCGAAATGGAGCCCCACGGTGCCGCCAATTTCTGCTGCGGCGGCGGCGGCGGGCTGGCGTCCACGGGGACCTTCGGTCAGACCAGGATGCAGGCAGGCAAGGCCAAGGCCGAGCAGATCCGGAAAACCGGCGCGAAAATCGTCGTGACCGGCTGCTTCAACTGCCTGACCCAGATCCGCGGGCTGAACGAAACCTATAATCTCGGAATAGAGCCGAAAAACTTCGCGGAACTGGTGGCCGGGTCACTGGTTCCCGGCTGA
- a CDS encoding methylenetetrahydrofolate reductase C-terminal domain-containing protein, with the protein MLVSVWKSENEIQRSLSDAQRVAVFSCNVCANLNGTGGKRGLKQMKRLLKKWGKEILVARTVNVCCSEEIMRQCLRIFIEPVKDRCDALIMLSCAGGVKSAFFCDPGIPVVAALDSFGSGVITTSMEPLEAGICQSCDHCVLTWTGGICPLAGCPAKKRYGPCKKAPVEGIACGIEPDRECVWKKIEKKGDLAALAVMAEIHGCKDYERLPPAAFNGSPGFVRKTSGWFMARMPGISGLIDLIK; encoded by the coding sequence ATGCTGGTATCCGTCTGGAAGTCTGAAAACGAAATTCAACGGTCCTTGTCCGACGCCCAGCGGGTGGCGGTTTTTTCCTGTAACGTCTGCGCCAATTTAAACGGTACCGGCGGCAAACGCGGTCTGAAGCAGATGAAGCGCCTGCTGAAAAAATGGGGCAAGGAGATCCTCGTCGCCAGGACCGTCAATGTCTGCTGCTCCGAGGAGATCATGCGCCAGTGCCTGCGAATTTTTATCGAACCGGTTAAAGACCGGTGCGACGCGCTGATCATGCTTTCCTGCGCCGGCGGAGTCAAAAGCGCCTTTTTCTGCGACCCTGGTATTCCGGTGGTGGCGGCCCTGGACTCCTTCGGCAGCGGCGTTATCACGACCTCAATGGAGCCGCTTGAAGCGGGTATCTGCCAAAGCTGCGACCATTGCGTGCTGACCTGGACCGGCGGCATCTGTCCCCTGGCCGGTTGTCCGGCGAAAAAGCGATACGGGCCGTGCAAAAAAGCACCGGTCGAGGGGATTGCCTGCGGCATCGAGCCGGACCGGGAATGCGTCTGGAAAAAAATAGAGAAAAAGGGAGACCTGGCGGCCCTGGCGGTTATGGCCGAAATCCATGGCTGCAAGGATTATGAGCGGCTTCCCCCGGCCGCGTTCAACGGGTCGCCCGGCTTCGTCCGGAAAACGTCCGGGTGGTTCATGGCCCGGATGCCGGGGATATCCGGGCTGATCGACCTGATCAAATAG
- a CDS encoding MarR family transcriptional regulator: MQDISIKDNDVLNNLDDPRSCVCFLLSRAAQAAQKLLRTLLEPYGLTPAQYLIIECLWVADRLSPTLLGELLRFDSATLTGMIDRLERAGFVYRERNPSDRRAILVCLTDKSAGMKDELRALRQRANEEIMKTFPEDQREVFKRALVSLISADEPMTVRSLEPSTP; encoded by the coding sequence ATGCAAGATATAAGCATAAAAGATAATGACGTGCTAAACAACCTGGATGATCCCCGGTCCTGCGTCTGCTTTCTCCTGTCCCGCGCTGCCCAGGCCGCCCAGAAACTGTTGCGGACGCTTCTTGAACCCTATGGCCTGACACCGGCGCAATACCTGATCATCGAATGCCTCTGGGTCGCCGACCGCCTCTCGCCGACGCTGCTCGGCGAACTGCTGCGGTTTGACTCGGCCACCCTGACCGGCATGATCGACCGCCTGGAGCGGGCCGGGTTCGTATACCGGGAACGCAACCCCAGTGACCGCCGGGCCATCCTGGTCTGCCTCACGGACAAAAGCGCCGGTATGAAGGACGAACTTCGCGCCCTGCGGCAGCGGGCCAACGAGGAGATCATGAAGACCTTTCCCGAGGACCAGCGGGAGGTCTTCAAGCGCGCCCTGGTCTCCCTGATTTCCGCGGATGAACCCATGACGGTTCGATCCCTTGAACCCTCGACCCCTTGA
- a CDS encoding FAD-dependent oxidoreductase, with amino-acid sequence MARKIVIIGGVALGSKAACRAKRLDPEATVYLVDKDDYISYGGCGIPYYISGDVGDEAELRSTSFHMVRDEHFFLKDKGVIALTGTEATKIDRGNKEVHIRKKDGGIGILAYDKLVIATGTVPRRLNLPGENLENVFTVSNLRDAMAIKQAVINNNPKNAVIIGGGFIGLEMAEALSDMWEIKTTIIEACDQVMPGFAGRHLAAMVKNRLSKHGVTVHTTEKAVAFLGEKRVSGVRTDKRELPADLVILSAGVVPNTDLAKAAGLEVTPQGLIVVNSKMQTSDPDIYSGGDCVAIPNLITGQPGYFPLGSMANRQGRVVGTNIAGGSATFDGAVGSFVVKVFDGSLAGAGLTVEKAKAAGFDAASVMVAQFDRAHFYIEKEIVFLELVFDRKTRRVLGIQGFGGDGSEMVGRINAIASILKHNPPVEEVSNLEIAYSPPFASAMDVVNALGNAAANYLDGRYRPMDWDEFQACWENRGKGDLVFINCRASTDTQPFDNRAQRMWVNIPHDQLGDRLAEVPRDKKLVLLCNTGVRSYESQLNLDAAGITNNFSVGGGMAGLKEGGIDFTPYEDPV; translated from the coding sequence ATGGCTCGGAAAATCGTGATCATCGGCGGTGTGGCCCTGGGGTCCAAGGCCGCCTGCCGGGCGAAGCGGCTGGATCCGGAAGCAACGGTTTATCTTGTGGATAAGGATGATTATATCTCTTACGGAGGATGCGGTATTCCTTATTATATTTCCGGAGATGTCGGCGACGAAGCCGAACTGCGCTCCACCAGCTTTCACATGGTCAGGGATGAGCATTTTTTTCTAAAGGATAAAGGGGTGATCGCGCTGACCGGTACCGAAGCGACCAAAATCGACCGGGGCAATAAAGAAGTGCATATCCGCAAAAAAGACGGTGGCATCGGCATCCTGGCCTACGATAAACTGGTCATCGCCACCGGTACCGTTCCACGGCGATTGAACCTGCCCGGAGAAAACCTGGAGAATGTCTTTACCGTCTCAAACTTGCGGGATGCCATGGCCATTAAACAGGCAGTGATTAATAACAACCCGAAAAATGCGGTTATTATCGGCGGCGGATTCATCGGCCTGGAAATGGCCGAGGCGCTATCGGATATGTGGGAGATTAAAACCACCATTATAGAAGCGTGCGATCAGGTCATGCCCGGATTTGCGGGCCGTCATCTGGCGGCCATGGTTAAAAACCGTCTGAGCAAGCACGGCGTAACTGTCCATACCACCGAAAAGGCGGTTGCCTTTCTGGGAGAGAAAAGAGTGTCCGGCGTCAGGACGGACAAGCGCGAGCTCCCGGCCGATCTGGTAATTCTATCGGCCGGGGTCGTTCCCAATACGGATCTGGCCAAGGCGGCCGGCCTGGAAGTAACGCCCCAGGGGCTGATCGTCGTTAATTCAAAAATGCAGACATCCGACCCGGATATCTATTCCGGCGGTGATTGCGTTGCAATCCCCAACCTGATTACCGGTCAGCCGGGATACTTCCCGCTGGGTTCCATGGCCAACCGGCAGGGGCGGGTGGTGGGCACCAACATCGCCGGCGGCAGCGCCACCTTTGACGGCGCCGTGGGCAGTTTCGTTGTCAAGGTGTTTGACGGTTCCCTGGCCGGTGCGGGCCTGACCGTGGAAAAAGCCAAGGCCGCCGGGTTTGACGCGGCGAGCGTAATGGTCGCCCAGTTCGACCGGGCTCATTTTTATATTGAAAAGGAGATCGTTTTCCTGGAGCTGGTATTTGACCGCAAGACCCGCCGGGTTCTCGGTATCCAGGGGTTCGGCGGCGACGGCAGCGAAATGGTGGGCCGCATTAACGCCATCGCTTCAATTTTAAAGCACAACCCCCCGGTGGAAGAAGTCAGCAACCTGGAGATCGCCTATTCCCCTCCTTTCGCTTCCGCCATGGATGTTGTCAATGCCCTGGGCAACGCGGCCGCCAACTATCTGGACGGCCGGTATCGTCCCATGGACTGGGATGAATTCCAGGCATGCTGGGAAAACAGGGGCAAGGGCGATCTGGTTTTTATTAATTGCCGCGCCAGCACAGATACACAGCCGTTTGACAACAGGGCCCAACGAATGTGGGTAAATATCCCCCACGATCAGCTCGGCGACCGCCTGGCCGAAGTACCCCGGGACAAAAAACTCGTGTTGCTCTGCAACACCGGCGTCCGTTCCTACGAGTCCCAACTTAATCTTGATGCCGCCGGCATTACCAACAACTTCAGCGTCGGTGGAGGGATGGCCGGGTTAAAAGAAGGCGGAATCGACTTCACGCCTTATGAAGATCCTGTTTAA
- a CDS encoding cyclic nucleotide-binding domain-containing protein: MGDHKKQNETEEPVLKLENEALNNPAPEASEVEIELEASDITIIEESPREATAPAAAKLKAPPSPTGFSTRSFNAGDVIFSEGDPGEEAYLILNGQVKITRQHKSKSMKINQLGEGQIFGEMAIITGEPRTATAEAVEPTEVFIITEQKLNENLSHNLAIVKNLIDQLIDRLKQLLKQQSTMVSKIERSLLVDKKIEKLKAMAVEHDQTGSAGTDEKIARLLQLIREL, encoded by the coding sequence ATGGGGGATCATAAAAAGCAGAATGAAACCGAGGAGCCCGTACTGAAACTGGAAAACGAGGCCCTGAACAACCCGGCACCGGAAGCATCGGAGGTCGAAATAGAGCTTGAGGCATCCGACATCACCATTATCGAAGAGAGCCCGCGGGAAGCCACCGCGCCGGCTGCCGCCAAATTAAAAGCACCGCCCTCGCCAACCGGTTTTTCCACCCGCAGTTTCAATGCCGGAGACGTGATATTCAGCGAGGGCGACCCCGGCGAAGAGGCCTACCTGATTTTAAACGGGCAGGTCAAGATCACCCGCCAGCATAAGAGCAAAAGCATGAAGATCAATCAGCTGGGGGAGGGGCAGATCTTCGGGGAGATGGCGATTATCACCGGCGAGCCCCGAACGGCCACCGCCGAAGCGGTGGAGCCCACCGAGGTGTTTATCATCACCGAGCAGAAGCTCAATGAAAATCTGAGCCATAACCTGGCCATCGTTAAAAACCTTATTGACCAGTTGATCGACCGCTTAAAACAACTTCTGAAACAGCAGTCGACCATGGTCAGCAAGATCGAGCGTTCCCTGCTGGTGGATAAAAAGATAGAAAAGCTCAAGGCCATGGCCGTTGAACACGATCAGACCGGATCCGCCGGCACGGATGAAAAGATTGCCCGCCTGCTGCAATTGATCCGGGAGCTGTAG
- the tmcC gene encoding TmcC family electron transfer complex membrane anchor subunit: protein MDLYEFVRGPVAWAAILFFLAGCVFRMIIVLKKGHQKRMIYPLVSLRDGFLSILHGTIPFGSAYMRKHPALTVVAFIFHVCLLFVPLFLLAHSVVWYESWGILGWSIPDMVADVMTVCVVLACLFFVVRRLTVPEVKKLTRPGDFLLLAVIVLPFLTGFLATHQVGPYRLMLILHVLAGEFFLVMIPFSRLSHMFLFWFSRAYMGAEFGKVLKPRDW, encoded by the coding sequence ATGGATCTTTATGAATTTGTCCGGGGCCCGGTTGCTTGGGCCGCTATCCTTTTTTTTCTGGCCGGATGCGTCTTTCGAATGATTATCGTGCTCAAAAAAGGCCACCAGAAAAGGATGATCTATCCGCTGGTCAGCCTGAGAGACGGCTTTCTGTCGATTCTTCACGGAACCATTCCGTTCGGCTCTGCCTATATGCGTAAGCACCCGGCGCTGACCGTTGTCGCTTTTATTTTTCACGTCTGTTTACTTTTTGTGCCGCTGTTTCTTCTGGCGCACAGCGTGGTCTGGTATGAATCCTGGGGAATCCTGGGGTGGAGTATCCCGGACATGGTCGCGGATGTTATGACGGTGTGCGTGGTGCTGGCCTGTCTTTTTTTTGTCGTGCGCCGGCTGACCGTGCCGGAAGTAAAAAAGCTGACCAGGCCCGGTGACTTCCTGCTGCTGGCCGTTATCGTTCTGCCCTTCCTGACCGGTTTTCTGGCCACTCACCAGGTTGGCCCATACCGGTTAATGCTTATCCTGCACGTTCTGGCCGGTGAATTCTTTTTAGTCATGATTCCGTTTTCCAGATTGAGCCACATGTTTTTATTCTGGTTCTCCAGGGCGTATATGGGCGCCGAGTTCGGGAAGGTGCTGAAGCCGCGGGACTGGTAG
- a CDS encoding class I SAM-dependent methyltransferase yields the protein MTTIHLKKGRESSLRRRHPWVFSGALARLPRDVSPGETVDLLSHDGKFLARGAISPASQITIRVWTFEPDQPVDEAFFRQQLAAAVRRRDRLRQTWPATGLRLVNAESDGLPGLIVDQYGEFLVVQFLSAGAEFWKQTITDQLGALVPCQGIYERSDAAVRSKEGLASAKGVLAGDPPPEFVPFEEGDLKFLADVVNGHKTGFYLDQRENRRLVSAFSRGAEVLNCFAYSGGFGLYALRGGAATLTNVETSGPALDLINRHLAANGLDNAPVENEAADVFDLLRRYFREGRRFDLIVLDPPKFAESRSQINRAARGYKDIALLAFRLLRPGGVLFTFSCSGLMDPALFQKITADAALDAGRSARIIARMSQAEDHPVALCFPEGAYLKGLVCQAE from the coding sequence ATGACCACTATCCATCTCAAAAAAGGCCGGGAGTCGTCGCTGCGGCGGCGTCATCCCTGGGTCTTTTCCGGCGCCCTGGCGCGCCTTCCGCGGGACGTCAGCCCGGGAGAGACGGTCGACCTGTTGTCCCATGACGGAAAATTTCTGGCCCGGGGCGCGATCTCTCCCGCCTCCCAGATCACCATCCGCGTCTGGACTTTCGAACCGGACCAGCCGGTGGACGAAGCCTTTTTCCGGCAGCAACTGGCGGCCGCCGTTCGCCGGAGGGACCGGCTGCGGCAAACCTGGCCGGCCACGGGTCTGCGCCTGGTCAACGCCGAATCCGACGGCCTGCCCGGCCTGATCGTGGACCAGTACGGCGAGTTCCTGGTGGTTCAGTTCCTTTCCGCCGGCGCGGAATTCTGGAAGCAGACCATCACCGATCAACTTGGCGCGCTGGTGCCTTGCCAGGGCATTTATGAACGCTCTGACGCGGCCGTGCGGAGCAAAGAAGGACTGGCGTCGGCCAAAGGCGTGCTCGCCGGCGATCCCCCGCCTGAATTCGTGCCCTTTGAGGAGGGCGATCTGAAGTTTCTGGCCGACGTGGTCAACGGCCATAAGACCGGGTTTTACCTGGATCAGCGGGAAAATCGTCGTCTTGTTTCGGCCTTTTCCCGCGGCGCCGAAGTGCTCAACTGCTTCGCCTATTCCGGCGGGTTCGGCCTTTACGCCCTGCGCGGCGGGGCCGCGACCCTGACCAACGTGGAGACCTCGGGTCCGGCCCTGGACCTGATCAACCGGCACCTGGCCGCCAACGGCCTTGACAATGCGCCGGTGGAAAACGAGGCGGCGGACGTGTTCGACCTCCTGCGGCGGTACTTCCGGGAGGGGAGGCGGTTTGACCTGATCGTCCTGGACCCGCCCAAGTTCGCCGAATCCCGCAGCCAGATCAACCGGGCCGCGCGGGGGTACAAGGACATCGCCCTGCTGGCCTTCCGGCTGCTGCGGCCCGGCGGGGTCCTCTTTACTTTTTCCTGCTCCGGCCTCATGGATCCGGCCCTGTTCCAGAAAATTACCGCCGACGCCGCCCTGGACGCCGGCCGGTCGGCCCGAATCATCGCCCGAATGAGCCAGGCCGAAGATCATCCCGTGGCCCTCTGCTTTCCTGAGGGCGCTTACCTCAAAGGCCTGGTCTGCCAGGCAGAATAA